The Eubacterium maltosivorans genome includes the window GGTGTTAATCAAAAAAAAGCAGCCCACAAAGGCCAGGGAGGGCTATGAGGCCGTGACAGGAAAGATTGCAGCGCTGGTGGAGCAGGTAAAGGCAGACGCTGCGGAATACTCTGTTGACAGCATCGGTATCGGAGTGCCTGGAATCGTCTCAGCGAACGGAAAAACGGTTGTGTCCTGTCCTAACCTTTATTGGGAAAACAGGCCCTTAAAACGTGATTTGGAGGAAAAACTGGGTCTTCCGGTTTATATGGCCAACGACGCCACTGTGGCAGGTATTGCCGAGAACCGGTACGGCAGCAGCAGAGGCTGCAGTGATGCGGTGATGTTTACGCTGGGCACCGGGGTAGGCGGCAGCGTGATCGTCGGCGGAAAGATCATTACGGGGGTGCACGGCGTCGCCTCGGAATTTGGTCATATGATTGTGGGAGACGGCCACTATCAATGTAACTGTGGCAAAATGGGCTGCCTGGAGACTTATTCCTCAGCGACGGGAGTGATCTGGCTGGCGAGAAAGCGTATTGAGGAAGGCCGCGAAACGGTGATTCTGTCCATGGCCGGGGGCGATCCGGAAGCGGTCAACGCTGAGATGGTCATCAATGCGGCCAGAAACGGCGATGCAGTAGGCCTTGAATGCTTTGAGTCGATGGTGGAGCACCTGGCCATCGCTATTTCCAACCTTGTGGATGTTCTGGACCCTGAGGTCTGCGTTCTGGGCGGCGGAGTAGCCCACGCGGGCGCTTTTCTGCTGGAGGCGGTGCAGAATGCCACAGCGGAAAAGATCACCTATAAGCGTCTGGTGAAGCCCGAGATTGTTCTGGCGACGCTTGAGAACGACGCGGGCCTGGTGGGGGCCTCCTGTATTAAGGAATATCTGTACGATTAAGAAAACTCCTTGCATTTATAGAAAGTGCTTGCAAAATCCTTTGTATTTTATTATGATAGGGTAAGTGAATTTAAAATTTTCTTTCTTATTAATATAATAATAGGTTAAGGATGTTAACCGGTTGTTAAAATAAGAGGGACCGTCAAGGAGGCACGATCATGCAGAAGTATGAATGTGAAATTTGCGAGTATGTCTATGATCCGGAATTAGGTGATCCGGAAAACGGCGTTGCTCCGGGTACCCCGTTCGAAAATCTGCCGGATGGCTGGTTTTGTCCCACCTGTGGTGTGGATAAGGACGCGTTTAAACCTGTGGCTAAGTAGATACAAAGAATGCAGGAAAAGAAAAAGGGCTCTGTTTGGAGAGCCCGATAATCTCAATAACGATGATTAAGCTTACTGATTTTGCCGGTTATCCGGCATTTTTTATTTTTTTGGCGGCCTCTATCTCGGGGCGCTCGCCCTTTTCTTTTTTGTCCGCCTCGTTTTCACGCTGG containing:
- a CDS encoding ROK family protein; its protein translation is MNIGIDVGGTNLVAGLIGEGGRVLIKKKQPTKAREGYEAVTGKIAALVEQVKADAAEYSVDSIGIGVPGIVSANGKTVVSCPNLYWENRPLKRDLEEKLGLPVYMANDATVAGIAENRYGSSRGCSDAVMFTLGTGVGGSVIVGGKIITGVHGVASEFGHMIVGDGHYQCNCGKMGCLETYSSATGVIWLARKRIEEGRETVILSMAGGDPEAVNAEMVINAARNGDAVGLECFESMVEHLAIAISNLVDVLDPEVCVLGGGVAHAGAFLLEAVQNATAEKITYKRLVKPEIVLATLENDAGLVGASCIKEYLYD
- the rd gene encoding rubredoxin, with the protein product MQKYECEICEYVYDPELGDPENGVAPGTPFENLPDGWFCPTCGVDKDAFKPVAK